Proteins encoded by one window of Aphis gossypii isolate Hap1 chromosome X, ASM2018417v2, whole genome shotgun sequence:
- the LOC114130523 gene encoding uncharacterized protein LOC114130523 produces the protein MKPQRTVRRAIRSSSELSGSSVCSKSNRDVSKKETSFDVLTYGGGDPISVDETSNEIERYAEESHAARTSPQWSIDNNVKTKERLEIDTSNEMSSKMYQMNKLISLLNCKYSKTKNPIDDQLQPTDLMVEKKSRFDRYDAEDSRSFSSDRENNAENSRSCSGDRDGEAATSTSFSSSWLPSSDSIISDGRYLFPGKPAGTVQAMTIKKVPKKRGRKKTIRRSTHPKGGRDSVDGTPSEVLLLSSGPNGFGDDFGKYFTNSSAAFIQRKKREQQIKDVYAATPEKNTRAPVAMARRTTDRSHQASSYINRKIRSREITRTNKIIADKILNVRMTIPKTKK, from the coding sequence ATGAAACCACAGCGAACCGTTCGCCGTGCAATCAGATCATCGTCGGAATTAAGCGGGTCATCCGTCTGTTCGAAATCCAATCGTGATGTTTCGAAAAAAGAAACGAGTTTCGACGTATTGACGTATGGTGGCGGCGACCCGATTTCTGTAGATGAAACGTCGAACGAAATAGAGCGATACGCTGAGGAATCGCACGCGGCCCGAACGAGCCCGCAATGGTCGATCGATAACAATGTCAAAACCAAAGAACGGTTGGAAATCGACACGTCGAATGAAATGAGTAGCAAAATGTATCAGATGAATAAGTTGATAAGTCTGTTGAATTGCAAATACTCGAAGACGAAAAATCCCATAGACGATCAGCTCCAGCCTACCGATCTGATGGtcgaaaaaaaatcgagattCGATCGTTACGACGCAGAGGATTCTCGAAGTTTCAGCAGCGATCGCGAAAATAACGCCGAGAACTCTAGAAGCTGCAGCGGTGACCGCGACGGCGAAGCCGCCACTTCGACTTCGTTCTCGTCGTCTTGGCTGCCGAGCTCTGACAGTATCATTTCCGACGGCCGTTATTTGTTCCCCGGCAAACCAGCAGGGACAGTGCAGGCGATGACCATCAAAAAAGTCCCGAAGAAGCGTGGCCGTAAAAAGACAATTCGGCGGTCGACTCATCCGAAAGGTGGTCGGGATTCAGTGGACGGAACCCCGTCGGAAGTGCTGCTGTTGTCGTCAGGGCCGAACGGGTTCGGCGACGATTTCGGTAAGTACTTCACGAATTCTTCGGCAGCGTTCATCCAACGAAAGAAGAGAGAACAGCAGATCAAAGACGTATATGCGGCAACGCCGGAAAAAAACACTAGGGCGCCGGTGGCGATGGCCCGGCGGACGACCGACCGCAGTCACCAAGCATCGTCTTACATTAATCGCAAAATAAGGAGCCGAGAAATCACGCGCACTAACAAAATAATCGCCGACAAGATATTGAATGTCCGGATGACCATAccgaaaaccaaaaaataa